A single region of the Nocardioides sp. W7 genome encodes:
- a CDS encoding class I SAM-dependent methyltransferase — protein MATGLKQRGRADFNFLADLARWSGMSLQGAAEEDFDRLIDTDTLPEGVQSQIRAVTKVMEAESKVYQWDRFYTRFCAEQQFRSALLAYEDGEAEILAEYEKYADQGGTLHLNPDVEAPSYWSETEFHLAPGGWEGHPRMGFMIHDYVYDLIFSTGGVGAVRAGEKFTDARVTTARGGLKDHYDDILSLGVGTGRSAVSIQEVYPDARITGVELGRTELEHAKVVAARHGHEWELYQAAAENLPFEDDSFDLVTAFILFHEVPVPAAKQILAEAYRVCRPGGEVLIGDVAPYKDQASLFRCMVLDWETEHREEPFWRGSLLADRPGLVSAAGFEQVEEFGASYPWVTRGVKPSR, from the coding sequence ATGGCCACCGGACTCAAGCAGCGCGGCCGCGCCGACTTCAACTTCCTCGCCGACCTCGCCCGCTGGTCGGGCATGAGCCTCCAAGGCGCCGCCGAGGAGGACTTCGACCGGCTGATCGACACCGACACGCTGCCCGAGGGCGTCCAGAGCCAGATCCGCGCCGTCACCAAGGTGATGGAGGCGGAGTCGAAGGTCTACCAGTGGGACCGCTTCTACACCCGCTTCTGCGCCGAGCAGCAGTTCCGCTCGGCCCTGCTGGCCTACGAGGACGGGGAGGCGGAGATCCTGGCGGAGTACGAGAAGTACGCCGACCAGGGCGGCACCCTGCACCTGAACCCGGACGTCGAGGCGCCGTCGTACTGGTCCGAGACGGAGTTCCACCTGGCCCCCGGCGGCTGGGAGGGCCACCCGCGGATGGGCTTCATGATCCACGACTACGTCTACGACCTGATCTTCTCCACCGGCGGCGTCGGCGCCGTCCGGGCCGGCGAGAAGTTCACCGACGCCCGCGTCACGACCGCCCGGGGCGGCCTGAAGGACCACTACGACGACATCCTGTCCCTGGGTGTCGGAACCGGCCGCTCGGCGGTGTCGATCCAGGAGGTCTACCCGGACGCCAGGATCACCGGTGTCGAGCTCGGCCGGACCGAGCTGGAGCACGCCAAGGTGGTCGCGGCGCGACACGGCCACGAGTGGGAGCTCTACCAGGCGGCGGCGGAGAACCTGCCGTTCGAGGACGACAGCTTCGACCTGGTCACCGCGTTCATCCTCTTCCACGAGGTGCCCGTCCCGGCGGCGAAGCAGATCCTCGCGGAGGCCTACCGGGTCTGCAGGCCCGGCGGCGAGGTGCTGATCGGCGACGTGGCGCCGTACAAGGACCAGGCCTCGCTGTTCCGCTGCATGGTCCTGGACTGGGAGACCGAGCACCGCGAGGAGCCGTTCTGGCGCGGCTCGCTCCTCGCCGACCGGCCCGGACTGGTCAGCGCGGCCGGCTTCGAGCAGGTCGAGGAGTTCGGGGCGTCGTACCCCTGGGTCACCCGCGGCGTCAAGCCGTCCCGATGA
- a CDS encoding amidohydrolase family protein: protein MSDRSATRVLLQPSWVLLPDGSVARDTAVLVAGPRIEAVLPAAAAAGVDAERVDLPGHLLIPGLVNLHTHVGAGPIGRAVSEDFPLPAGMPFYVPLSRLWQHAYDESVVERYRSIVEWDLLGMLRTGTTTVLNHASTDTEGYLELAVRSGVRTFAGPTVPMDVAHRLGRLEGGATRRDDSTASEVQATQLAGFRELAQRWEGRADRITLVLGPAAVHAVDYAVLEAVAEISAELGSRVTTHLCQAPGELAETDRRYGLTPLRVLEKVGLANERLVAAHGTYLPEQDLELAASSGITVVHCASRKAKEAVVSPSVAFREAGIRVGLGTDGFSCDMVEELKFAAVLGKIGTGRTDTPTAADVLRTATATNADALGRDDLGRIRAGALADLVAVDLRGPAVAPVLDPVQSLVYYGNGRDVSFSMVHGEPVVRDGRVRTLDQDRVATAAADALGSIWTEAIERGLLDDVLQAPSGLALPMEPRA, encoded by the coding sequence GTGTCTGATCGGAGCGCCACTCGGGTCCTCCTGCAGCCGTCGTGGGTGCTGCTCCCGGACGGCTCGGTCGCCAGGGACACCGCGGTCCTGGTCGCCGGTCCTCGGATCGAGGCGGTGCTGCCCGCTGCGGCGGCCGCCGGGGTCGACGCCGAGCGCGTCGACCTGCCGGGCCACCTGCTGATCCCCGGGCTGGTGAACCTGCACACCCACGTCGGGGCCGGGCCGATCGGACGGGCCGTGTCGGAGGACTTCCCGCTGCCCGCCGGGATGCCGTTCTACGTCCCGCTCTCGCGCCTGTGGCAGCACGCGTACGACGAGTCCGTGGTCGAGCGGTACCGCTCGATCGTCGAGTGGGACCTGCTCGGGATGCTCCGGACCGGGACGACCACGGTCCTCAACCACGCCTCGACGGACACCGAGGGCTACCTCGAGCTCGCGGTGCGCTCCGGCGTGCGGACCTTCGCGGGACCCACGGTGCCGATGGACGTCGCGCACCGGCTCGGCCGCCTCGAGGGCGGGGCGACGCGGCGCGACGACTCGACGGCGTCCGAGGTCCAGGCGACCCAGCTGGCCGGGTTCCGGGAGCTGGCCCAGCGCTGGGAGGGCCGCGCGGACCGGATCACCCTGGTGCTCGGCCCCGCCGCGGTGCACGCCGTCGACTACGCGGTCCTCGAGGCCGTCGCCGAGATCTCGGCCGAGCTCGGCAGCCGGGTGACCACCCACCTGTGCCAGGCCCCCGGCGAGCTGGCCGAGACCGACCGGCGCTACGGGCTCACCCCGCTCCGGGTGCTGGAGAAGGTCGGGCTGGCCAACGAGCGGCTGGTCGCCGCCCACGGCACCTACCTGCCGGAGCAGGACCTGGAGCTGGCTGCGAGCAGCGGGATCACCGTCGTCCACTGCGCGTCGCGCAAGGCCAAGGAGGCCGTCGTCTCGCCGTCGGTCGCGTTCCGGGAGGCCGGGATCCGGGTCGGGCTCGGCACCGACGGCTTCAGCTGCGACATGGTCGAGGAGCTCAAGTTCGCGGCGGTGCTGGGGAAGATCGGGACCGGCCGCACCGACACCCCCACCGCGGCCGACGTGCTCCGTACGGCGACCGCCACCAACGCCGACGCGCTCGGCCGGGACGACCTGGGCCGGATCCGGGCGGGTGCGCTGGCGGACCTCGTCGCGGTCGACCTGCGCGGCCCGGCCGTCGCTCCGGTGCTCGACCCGGTGCAGTCGCTGGTCTACTACGGCAACGGGCGGGACGTGAGCTTCTCCATGGTCCACGGCGAGCCGGTGGTCCGCGACGGGCGGGTCCGTACCCTCGACCAGGACCGCGTGGCCACGGCGGCCGCGGACGCCCTGGGCTCGATCTGGACCGAGGCGATCGAGCGCGGCCTGCTCGACGACGTGCTCCAGGCCCCCTCGGGCCTGGCCCTGCCGATGGAGCCTCGTGCCTGA